One Platichthys flesus chromosome 14, fPlaFle2.1, whole genome shotgun sequence genomic region harbors:
- the tyw3 gene encoding tRNA wybutosine-synthesizing protein 3 homolog isoform X3, which translates to MDKTFNQWKRQCLKKMDQSKKGSVDQDIEHVVSLLNSREEFFTTSSCSGRTILIDGAPGSSGVQKQNCTWLFVSHQKCTSEDLMSGLEKSSGDAVLKFEPFVLHVQCRRLEDAQLMHSVAINSGFRNSGLTVGKAGKIITAVRSTHGLEVPLSHEGKLLVGHEYVNFLTQTANQKMEENLRRIHRFYQNLQSALITEKLQKLQLPDPSDSQEPQHPPDRLETEKDKKDKTSCDFGGYSDAGVLL; encoded by the exons ATGGATAAAACGTTCAACCAGTGGAAGAGGCAGTGCCTGAAGAAGATGGACCAGAGTAAGAAGGGCTCCGTGGACCAGGACATCGAACATGTCGTGTCTCTGCTCAACAGCCGAGAGGAGTTCTTCACCACCAGCTCCTGCTCTGGGAGAACCATCCTCATCGACGGG GCTCCAGGGAGCAGTGGTGTCCAGAAACAGAACTGTACCTGGTTGTTCGTCTCACACCAGAAGTGCACATCTGAAGACCTG ATGTCTGGCCTGGAAAAGTCCAGTGGAGATGCTGTGTTGAAGTTCGAGCCCTTCGTTCTCCATGTCCAGTGCAGGAGGTTGGAAGATGCGCAacttatg CACTCTGTGGCCATCAACTCGGGATTCAGGAACTCTGGTCTCACAGTCGGCAAGGCAGGAAAGATAATCACG GCGGTCCGTAGCACCCATGGGCTGGAGGTACCGCTGAGCCATGAAGGAAAACTCTTGGTTGGACACGAGTACGTGAATTTCCTAACtcagacagccaatcagaagatggaggagaaccTTAGACGGATCCACAG GTTCTACCAGAACCTTCAGTCAGCTCTGATTACCGAGAAACTACAGAAACTACAACTCCCAGATCCTTCAGACTCACAGGAACCACAACACCCCCCTGACAGActggagacagaaaaagacaagAAGGACAAAACAA GTTGTGATTTTGGTGGCTACAGTGATGCTGGTGTACTACTGTGA
- the tyw3 gene encoding tRNA wybutosine-synthesizing protein 3 homolog isoform X1: protein MDKTFNQWKRQCLKKMDQSKKGSVDQDIEHVVSLLNSREEFFTTSSCSGRTILIDGAPGSSGVQKQNCTWLFVSHQKCTSEDLMSGLEKSSGDAVLKFEPFVLHVQCRRLEDAQLMHSVAINSGFRNSGLTVGKAGKIITAVRSTHGLEVPLSHEGKLLVGHEYVNFLTQTANQKMEENLRRIHRFYQNLQSALITEKLQKLQLPDPSDSQEPQHPPDRLETEKDKKDKTTQYWLSCYNNGTIINIFILHFALIVVMYKIILILHFNYYTSSGKI, encoded by the exons ATGGATAAAACGTTCAACCAGTGGAAGAGGCAGTGCCTGAAGAAGATGGACCAGAGTAAGAAGGGCTCCGTGGACCAGGACATCGAACATGTCGTGTCTCTGCTCAACAGCCGAGAGGAGTTCTTCACCACCAGCTCCTGCTCTGGGAGAACCATCCTCATCGACGGG GCTCCAGGGAGCAGTGGTGTCCAGAAACAGAACTGTACCTGGTTGTTCGTCTCACACCAGAAGTGCACATCTGAAGACCTG ATGTCTGGCCTGGAAAAGTCCAGTGGAGATGCTGTGTTGAAGTTCGAGCCCTTCGTTCTCCATGTCCAGTGCAGGAGGTTGGAAGATGCGCAacttatg CACTCTGTGGCCATCAACTCGGGATTCAGGAACTCTGGTCTCACAGTCGGCAAGGCAGGAAAGATAATCACG GCGGTCCGTAGCACCCATGGGCTGGAGGTACCGCTGAGCCATGAAGGAAAACTCTTGGTTGGACACGAGTACGTGAATTTCCTAACtcagacagccaatcagaagatggaggagaaccTTAGACGGATCCACAG GTTCTACCAGAACCTTCAGTCAGCTCTGATTACCGAGAAACTACAGAAACTACAACTCCCAGATCCTTCAGACTCACAGGAACCACAACACCCCCCTGACAGActggagacagaaaaagacaagAAGGACAAAACAA CACAATATTGGCTGAGCTGCTACAATAATGGgacaataataaacatttttatacttcactttgctttgattgttgtcatgtataaaataatccttatcctgcattttaattattatacaTCTAGCGGCAAGATCTAA
- the tyw3 gene encoding tRNA wybutosine-synthesizing protein 3 homolog isoform X2, with protein MDKTFNQWKRQCLKKMDQSKKGSVDQDIEHVVSLLNSREEFFTTSSCSGRTILIDGAPGSSGVQKQNCTWLFVSHQKCTSEDLMSGLEKSSGDAVLKFEPFVLHVQCRRLEDAQLMHSVAINSGFRNSGLTVGKAGKIITAVRSTHGLEVPLSHEGKLLVGHEYVNFLTQTANQKMEENLRRIHRFYQNLQSALITEKLQKLQLPDPSDSQEPQHPPDRLETEKDKKDKTSMYTRRRKREHRTDCCHGDGSSSVEELDVCLDLLT; from the exons ATGGATAAAACGTTCAACCAGTGGAAGAGGCAGTGCCTGAAGAAGATGGACCAGAGTAAGAAGGGCTCCGTGGACCAGGACATCGAACATGTCGTGTCTCTGCTCAACAGCCGAGAGGAGTTCTTCACCACCAGCTCCTGCTCTGGGAGAACCATCCTCATCGACGGG GCTCCAGGGAGCAGTGGTGTCCAGAAACAGAACTGTACCTGGTTGTTCGTCTCACACCAGAAGTGCACATCTGAAGACCTG ATGTCTGGCCTGGAAAAGTCCAGTGGAGATGCTGTGTTGAAGTTCGAGCCCTTCGTTCTCCATGTCCAGTGCAGGAGGTTGGAAGATGCGCAacttatg CACTCTGTGGCCATCAACTCGGGATTCAGGAACTCTGGTCTCACAGTCGGCAAGGCAGGAAAGATAATCACG GCGGTCCGTAGCACCCATGGGCTGGAGGTACCGCTGAGCCATGAAGGAAAACTCTTGGTTGGACACGAGTACGTGAATTTCCTAACtcagacagccaatcagaagatggaggagaaccTTAGACGGATCCACAG GTTCTACCAGAACCTTCAGTCAGCTCTGATTACCGAGAAACTACAGAAACTACAACTCCCAGATCCTTCAGACTCACAGGAACCACAACACCCCCCTGACAGActggagacagaaaaagacaagAAGGACAAAACAAGTATGTATACACGGAGGCGTAAGAGAGAACATCGGACtgactgttgccatggtgacggATCCAGTAGTGTGGAAGAGCTAGATGTCTGTCTGGATCTATTAACATGA
- the LOC133968815 gene encoding phospholipid phosphatase-related protein type 5-like yields MLYFQVVILVATVMLVYYCEFTDTFSPAQQGFLCRDPALTKPDPGPEQLSLIQPVILYSVVGGLPVVLISGVELIIFLLHHNSNNLYDSDKVMVMADCCYVNPMVRRTVRFLGVYVFGLFTTDIFVNAGQLVTGSLAPYFLSVCQPNYTALSCQDTAHFVSQSDACTGDPQDIMRARKTFPSKEAALSLYTAVYLAMYVMSCIGTSGGRLTGPLISLSVVSLAVLTGINRVAEYRNHWSDIIAGQVIGGANAVFLVVFVVQYFKKRPLIPHSPSDGGTSNTDEPSLPTYPTMETSGKDNAAQSPGTCTEVT; encoded by the exons ATGCTGTACTTCCAGGTTGTGATTTTGGTGGCTACAGTGATGCTGGTGTACTACTGTGAGTTCACTGACACTTTCAGTCCAGCACAGCAGGGCTTCCTCTGCAGAGACCCAGCTTTAACCAAACCAGATCCTGGACCTGAACAGCTCAGCCTCATCCAGCCTGTGATACTGTACTCTGTGGTGGGTGGGCTGCCTGTTGTACTG ATCTCAGGTGTAGAGCTAATTATCTTCCTCCTTCACCACAACTCAAACAACCTTTACGACTCAGACAAGGTCATGGTCATGGCTGACTGTTGCTATGTGAACCCAATGGTGCGCAGGACTGTTCGTTTCCTTG GTGTGTATGTTTTCGGTCTGTTCACGACAGACATCTTTGTCAACGCAGGTCAGCTGGTCACAGGAAGTCTGGCGCCTTATTTCCTGTCTGTTTGCCAGCCCAATTACACTGCCCTCAGCTGCCAGGACACGGCACACTttgtcagccaatcagacgccTGTACTGGGGACCCTCAGGACATTATGAGAGCCAGGAAGACGTTTCCCTCCAAAGAGGCTGCACTAAGTCTGTACACAGCGGTTTATCTGGCA ATGTACGTCATGTCCTGCATTGGTACCAGCGGAGGTCGACTGACCGGCCCCCTCATCAGTCTCTCAGTGGTCAGTCTGGCTGTGCTGACAGGCATCAATAGAGTGGCCGAGTACCGGAACCACTGGAGTGACATCATAGCGGGACAAGTCATCGGGGGAGCTAATGCTGTCTTTCTT GTGGTGTTTGTGGTACAGTATTTTAAGaagagacctctgattcctcacAGTCCTTCTGACGGTGGCACATCTAACACTGATGAGCCATCACTTCCAACTTATCCCACCATGGAAACCAGTGGCAAAGATAATGCTGCACAG AGCCCAGGGACGTGCACAGAAGTCACATGA
- the palmda gene encoding uncharacterized protein palmda isoform X2 — protein MEESALLKERLQAITEKHRIQEDIRQKKLELDREKLKLQHLKKKGLRERWLLQDSASQNATDFSQQQSLLSDQQQTKLLQLNIHRIEMEVEFLEREESMISANEIFILDRLKAVEKSPEEIIKEAHENFAPEPLQVAKVIPDVPESLSPPANNHMGQNAARKTLFAMEINVTKNLLTGKSTVLSTATVPTEELNQHTGLKVYDDGRKCVYALNLEEESRDRTSVSELSASEVEQLLRSATVHRKVYFQNYHQNPNRREERCFYNHQDERDRGERCDVSNHGGLYGNHVPRNNAAQEDPGCMLRKLQDEHRHGHQERLHRSEEVRLNQSNLREGHGFGNHKGVGPHYVNQKDPHYSSYQVRKYHSVQEGRPPSHQSNTVIRNSRINGVNGSNGCPPPRSHDQEAVSAYQPQLCYTPLNHIPFKDYISVDEEELYCYNPPSYHSVRYSGPAPSDRVPSPLYRDDTPYTILNAMEPTKPITAIFMGFQTAQDDSGQGQEFDGSLKAELVIIEDNEDNGKDSNVKERKSHTQPDVSSYSTGSAANGSVGYEEGFGGRRTERRLEPGTDDE, from the exons ATGGAGGAGTCTGCTTTGCTGAAGGAGAGGCTCCAGGCTATCACT GAGAAGCACCGCATTCAGGAAGACATAAGACAGAAGAAACTGGAACTGGACCGAGAGAAACTGAAACTACAGCATCTAAAG aaaaaaggtcTGAGAGAGCGGTGGCTTCTGCAGGACTCAGCTTCCCAGAATGCAACAGACTTTTCACAGCAACAGAGCCTTCTGTCTGACCAGCAACAGActaagctgctgcagctcaacatcCACAG GATagagatggaggtggagttTCTGGAGCGGGAGGAGTCCATGATTTCCGCCAACGAGATTTTCATCCTGGACAGACTGAAGGCTGTGGAGAAAAGCCCAGAGGAAATTATtaag gaggcCCATGAAAACTTTGCCCCTG AACCATTACAGGTCGCCAAAGTGATCCCCGATGTCCCAGAATCTCTGTCTCCACCAGCCAATAATCACATGGGGCAAAACGCAGCAAGAAAGA CTCTGTTTGCCATGGAGATCAACGTGACCAAAAACCTGCTAACTGGGAAGAGCACCGTCCTCTCTACAGCAACTGTCCCCACCGAGGAGTTAAACCAACACACCGGCCTCAAGGTTTACGATGACGGCAGGAAGTGTGTTTATGCACTGAATTTAGAAGAG GAATCACGTGACAGAACCTCTGTATCTGAGCTGTCGGCCAGCGAAGTGGAACAGCTCCTGAGAAGCGCCACAGTGCATCGTAAAGTATACTTTCAAAACTACCACCAGAATCCCAACAGGAGGGAGGAGCGCTGTTTTTACAACCACCAagatgaaagagacagaggggagagatGTGATGTCAGTAACCACGGAGGACTCTATGGTAACCATGTCCCCAGGAACAACGCAGCACAGGAAGACCCTGGCTGCATGCTGAGAAAACTACAGGATGAGCATCGCCATGGTCACCAGGAGCGCCTTCACAGGAGTGAGGAAGTGAGACTTAACCAGAGCAACCTGAGGGAGGGTCATGGCTTTGGAAACCACAAGGGGGTGGGTCCTCACTATGTAAACCAGAAAGATCCTCATTACAGTTCTTACCAGGTGAGAAAGTATCACAGTGTTCAGGAGGGTCGGCCTCCAAGTCACCAAAGCAACACTGTCATTAGGAACAGTAGGATAAATGGAGTCAATGGATCCAATGGCTGTCCTCCTCCCAGATCACATGACCAGGAAGCCGTGTCAGCATACCAACCTCAGCTCTGCTACACTCCATTAAATCATATCCCTTTTAAAGATTACATTTCTGTTGATGAAGAAGAACTTTATTGTTACAACCCACCCTCGTACCACTCTGTTCGGTACAGTGGTCCAGCCCCCTCTGACAGAGTGCCCTCCCCCCTCTACCGAGATGACACCCCTTACACCATTCTCAATGCCATGGAGCCCACCAAGCCAATCACAGCCATCTTCATGGGCTTCCAGACGGCGCAGGATGACAGTGGGCAGGGTCAGGAGTTTGATGGCTCTCTGAAGGCCGAGCTGGTCATCATCGAGGACAACGAAGACAATGGTAAGGACAGCAATGTGAAGGAGCGAAAGAGCCACACCCAGCCGGATGTCAGCAGCTATTCAACAGGAAGTGCAGCCAATGGAAGTGTTGGATATGAGGAGGGATTTGGAggcagacggacagagagacggCTGGAACCAG gtaCAGATGACGAGTGA
- the palmda gene encoding uncharacterized protein palmda isoform X1: protein MEESALLKERLQAITEKHRIQEDIRQKKLELDREKLKLQHLKKKGLRERWLLQDSASQNATDFSQQQSLLSDQQQTKLLQLNIHRIEMEVEFLEREESMISANEIFILDRLKAVEKSPEEIIKEAHENFAPEPLQVAKVIPDVPESLSPPANNHMGQNAARKTLFAMEINVTKNLLTGKSTVLSTATVPTEELNQHTGLKVYDDGRKCVYALNLEEESRDRTSVSELSASEVEQLLRSATVHRKVYFQNYHQNPNRREERCFYNHQDERDRGERCDVSNHGGLYGNHVPRNNAAQEDPGCMLRKLQDEHRHGHQERLHRSEEVRLNQSNLREGHGFGNHKGVGPHYVNQKDPHYSSYQVRKYHSVQEGRPPSHQSNTVIRNSRINGVNGSNGCPPPRSHDQEAVSAYQPQLCYTPLNHIPFKDYISVDEEELYCYNPPSYHSVRYSGPAPSDRVPSPLYRDDTPYTILNAMEPTKPITAIFMGFQTAQDDSGQGQEFDGSLKAELVIIEDNEDNGKDSNVKERKSHTQPDVSSYSTGSAANGSVGYEEGFGGRRTERRLEPGIKRIPKKHKTCCTVC from the exons ATGGAGGAGTCTGCTTTGCTGAAGGAGAGGCTCCAGGCTATCACT GAGAAGCACCGCATTCAGGAAGACATAAGACAGAAGAAACTGGAACTGGACCGAGAGAAACTGAAACTACAGCATCTAAAG aaaaaaggtcTGAGAGAGCGGTGGCTTCTGCAGGACTCAGCTTCCCAGAATGCAACAGACTTTTCACAGCAACAGAGCCTTCTGTCTGACCAGCAACAGActaagctgctgcagctcaacatcCACAG GATagagatggaggtggagttTCTGGAGCGGGAGGAGTCCATGATTTCCGCCAACGAGATTTTCATCCTGGACAGACTGAAGGCTGTGGAGAAAAGCCCAGAGGAAATTATtaag gaggcCCATGAAAACTTTGCCCCTG AACCATTACAGGTCGCCAAAGTGATCCCCGATGTCCCAGAATCTCTGTCTCCACCAGCCAATAATCACATGGGGCAAAACGCAGCAAGAAAGA CTCTGTTTGCCATGGAGATCAACGTGACCAAAAACCTGCTAACTGGGAAGAGCACCGTCCTCTCTACAGCAACTGTCCCCACCGAGGAGTTAAACCAACACACCGGCCTCAAGGTTTACGATGACGGCAGGAAGTGTGTTTATGCACTGAATTTAGAAGAG GAATCACGTGACAGAACCTCTGTATCTGAGCTGTCGGCCAGCGAAGTGGAACAGCTCCTGAGAAGCGCCACAGTGCATCGTAAAGTATACTTTCAAAACTACCACCAGAATCCCAACAGGAGGGAGGAGCGCTGTTTTTACAACCACCAagatgaaagagacagaggggagagatGTGATGTCAGTAACCACGGAGGACTCTATGGTAACCATGTCCCCAGGAACAACGCAGCACAGGAAGACCCTGGCTGCATGCTGAGAAAACTACAGGATGAGCATCGCCATGGTCACCAGGAGCGCCTTCACAGGAGTGAGGAAGTGAGACTTAACCAGAGCAACCTGAGGGAGGGTCATGGCTTTGGAAACCACAAGGGGGTGGGTCCTCACTATGTAAACCAGAAAGATCCTCATTACAGTTCTTACCAGGTGAGAAAGTATCACAGTGTTCAGGAGGGTCGGCCTCCAAGTCACCAAAGCAACACTGTCATTAGGAACAGTAGGATAAATGGAGTCAATGGATCCAATGGCTGTCCTCCTCCCAGATCACATGACCAGGAAGCCGTGTCAGCATACCAACCTCAGCTCTGCTACACTCCATTAAATCATATCCCTTTTAAAGATTACATTTCTGTTGATGAAGAAGAACTTTATTGTTACAACCCACCCTCGTACCACTCTGTTCGGTACAGTGGTCCAGCCCCCTCTGACAGAGTGCCCTCCCCCCTCTACCGAGATGACACCCCTTACACCATTCTCAATGCCATGGAGCCCACCAAGCCAATCACAGCCATCTTCATGGGCTTCCAGACGGCGCAGGATGACAGTGGGCAGGGTCAGGAGTTTGATGGCTCTCTGAAGGCCGAGCTGGTCATCATCGAGGACAACGAAGACAATGGTAAGGACAGCAATGTGAAGGAGCGAAAGAGCCACACCCAGCCGGATGTCAGCAGCTATTCAACAGGAAGTGCAGCCAATGGAAGTGTTGGATATGAGGAGGGATTTGGAggcagacggacagagagacggCTGGAACCAGGTATCAAAAGGATCCcgaaaaaacataaaacctgtTGTACTGTCTGCTAA